A portion of the Granulosicoccus antarcticus IMCC3135 genome contains these proteins:
- the mutL gene encoding DNA mismatch repair endonuclease MutL: MPTIHQLPDHLINQIAAGEVVERPASIVKELVENALDAGATRIVLDLEQGGLDRIRIRDNGCGIDADDLPRALSRHATSKILSMDDLQSVATLGFRGEALPSIASVSRLTLTSRTAETDHGARIDYKPDASAEQEPAAHPVGTTVDVNSLFYNVPARRKFMRTPKTEFTRCESIVKTLAMAQPDCAFTLNHNGKTVFECKAAADMEARNTRITRILGKGFGEAARAVSLEGAGLTMSGWIADPSFSRSQADMQYFYVNQRMVRDKVISHAVKQAYSDLIYHQRHPAFVLFLQMDPTMVDVNVHPGKQEVRFRESQLVHGFVRRSIKDFLAAITPADSLGDSHSATGMSLGHDGLQPQLSAAGLGQPSGANTGNGYSQPPLQRPMPLQVQEQFNSMSRLGAPSTRAPEPISPYARNSDALRERVTSEGEGSEIPPLGFARAHLHGVYILAENRDGLIIVDAHAAHERITYERLKALYHDGALKRQALLVPLTLDVSEPEADRCEQERDWLESIGLVVDRMAPEQLCIREVPSILGQADVSALLRDVLSDLMNHDSSERLRAAVDEVLSSMACHGSVRANRGLSTSEMNALLRQIESTPNSGQCNHGRPTWTALDMQALDKLFLRGR, translated from the coding sequence ATGCCAACTATTCATCAGCTCCCTGACCACCTGATCAACCAGATAGCAGCTGGCGAGGTGGTTGAAAGACCGGCTTCTATCGTCAAGGAGCTGGTAGAAAATGCCCTGGATGCTGGTGCGACTCGCATTGTGCTGGACCTGGAGCAAGGTGGTCTGGACAGGATTCGAATCCGCGATAATGGCTGCGGTATCGATGCCGACGATTTACCCAGAGCACTCAGCCGGCATGCCACCAGCAAGATTCTGTCGATGGATGATCTGCAAAGCGTTGCAACGCTCGGATTTCGTGGTGAGGCCCTGCCCAGCATCGCCTCAGTATCACGCCTGACCCTGACCTCGCGGACCGCAGAAACTGATCATGGCGCTCGTATAGATTACAAGCCAGATGCATCTGCGGAGCAAGAGCCGGCAGCGCACCCGGTGGGTACTACGGTTGATGTGAACAGTTTGTTTTACAACGTGCCGGCAAGACGCAAGTTCATGCGGACACCGAAAACCGAATTCACACGTTGTGAAAGCATTGTGAAAACCCTTGCCATGGCACAGCCAGATTGCGCGTTTACTCTCAATCACAATGGCAAGACCGTATTCGAATGCAAGGCTGCAGCTGATATGGAAGCCCGCAATACGCGTATCACTCGTATTCTGGGTAAGGGCTTTGGTGAAGCTGCCCGAGCTGTCAGCCTGGAAGGTGCCGGGTTGACGATGAGTGGCTGGATTGCAGACCCCAGCTTTTCCCGTTCGCAGGCAGACATGCAATACTTCTACGTAAACCAACGCATGGTGCGCGACAAGGTCATCTCACACGCGGTCAAACAGGCCTATAGCGACCTGATCTATCACCAACGCCATCCGGCTTTTGTGTTGTTTCTGCAGATGGATCCGACAATGGTCGATGTCAATGTGCATCCGGGTAAACAGGAGGTCCGTTTTCGGGAAAGCCAGCTGGTACATGGGTTCGTGCGCCGATCCATCAAGGACTTTCTTGCCGCGATTACTCCGGCAGATTCTCTGGGGGATTCACATTCTGCAACAGGGATGAGTCTCGGTCACGATGGGCTGCAGCCGCAGCTATCAGCTGCCGGACTGGGTCAGCCCTCTGGCGCGAATACGGGTAACGGCTACTCACAGCCGCCCCTACAGCGGCCCATGCCACTACAGGTGCAAGAGCAGTTCAATTCCATGTCTCGTCTGGGAGCACCGAGCACAAGAGCTCCTGAGCCAATCAGTCCCTATGCCCGAAACAGCGATGCGTTGCGAGAGCGAGTCACGAGCGAAGGCGAGGGTTCGGAGATTCCACCGTTAGGCTTTGCCAGAGCACATCTTCACGGGGTCTATATTCTGGCTGAAAATCGCGATGGTCTGATCATTGTCGATGCGCATGCCGCCCATGAACGCATTACCTATGAGCGTTTAAAGGCGCTGTACCATGATGGCGCTCTGAAGCGTCAGGCATTGCTGGTGCCGCTGACTCTGGATGTCAGTGAGCCGGAGGCTGATCGCTGTGAGCAGGAGCGAGACTGGCTGGAGAGCATCGGCCTGGTGGTGGATCGCATGGCACCCGAGCAGCTGTGTATTCGGGAAGTTCCTTCGATTCTCGGGCAAGCCGATGTCAGCGCCTTGTTGCGTGATGTGCTGTCCGACCTGATGAATCACGATAGCAGCGAGCGGTTGCGTGCCGCCGTTGACGAGGTGCTATCGTCCATGGCTTGCCACGGGTCGGTCCGTGCGAATCGAGGATTGAGTACATCTGAAATGAATGCATTGTTACGTCAGATCGAATCAACACCCAATAGTGGTCAGTGCAATCATGGCAGGCCCACCTGGACAGCGCTGGACATGCAGGCGCTGGACAAGTTGTTTCTGCGCGGACGCTAG
- the miaA gene encoding tRNA (adenosine(37)-N6)-dimethylallyltransferase MiaA — translation MNNPPVIFLMGATACGKTALSLSLAQALNAEIISVDSALVYRGLDVGTAKPSRQELATVPHHLIDICDPWEVYSAARFCHDALQIIEAIQRRGKRVLMVGGTMLYFKALEEGLAKLPDADNAVRGKLLQEAERLGWDGMHAQLQLVDPEAAARIHPNDPQRIQRALEVYRISGQPMSQLQADTRSLLEVPPIKFALVPGDRQWLHERIKTRFDMMITSGFIDEMHALRENALIHAELPAMRSVGYRQAWEHLELLAVNGASVENVDAGLWIDKAVAATRQLAKRQLTWIRGMKEVNTIACDTMSQVSQEEFVLSVLQHCKAVKDDSAGNMEKNK, via the coding sequence GTGAACAATCCCCCCGTTATTTTTCTGATGGGGGCGACCGCCTGCGGCAAGACCGCTCTGTCCTTGTCCTTGGCACAGGCCCTGAATGCCGAGATAATCAGCGTGGATTCAGCGCTGGTTTATCGAGGACTGGATGTTGGTACTGCCAAGCCTTCGAGGCAGGAATTGGCGACTGTACCGCACCATCTGATCGATATCTGCGATCCCTGGGAGGTCTATTCTGCGGCGCGTTTTTGTCATGACGCATTGCAGATCATCGAGGCTATACAACGACGCGGCAAGCGTGTGTTGATGGTTGGCGGAACCATGCTGTATTTCAAGGCCCTTGAAGAAGGATTGGCGAAGCTCCCAGATGCAGACAATGCTGTGCGTGGCAAGTTGCTTCAAGAGGCTGAAAGGCTGGGGTGGGATGGCATGCATGCACAATTACAGTTGGTCGACCCTGAAGCCGCTGCACGTATTCATCCCAATGATCCACAGAGAATTCAGCGGGCGCTTGAGGTCTATCGAATTTCAGGCCAACCGATGAGTCAGCTACAGGCGGATACACGTTCGTTGCTGGAAGTTCCTCCGATTAAATTTGCGCTGGTGCCTGGCGATCGACAATGGCTGCATGAACGAATCAAGACACGTTTCGACATGATGATAACGAGCGGCTTTATCGATGAAATGCATGCCTTGCGCGAAAATGCCTTGATTCACGCCGAATTGCCAGCAATGCGTAGTGTTGGATATCGCCAGGCCTGGGAACACCTGGAGCTGCTTGCGGTCAATGGTGCATCTGTTGAGAATGTCGATGCTGGGCTCTGGATCGACAAGGCCGTTGCTGCAACCCGACAATTGGCAAAACGACAATTGACCTGGATACGTGGCATGAAAGAAGTCAATACTATCGCCTGCGATACTATGTCTCAGGTTTCACAAGAAGAATTTGTCCTGTCCGTTCTGCAGCACTGCAAGGCAGTCAAAGATGATTCGGCAGGCAACATGGAAAAGAACAAATGA